TGACCGGCTAAACGGGAATTATGAGAATTATTATGAGGATATGATGCTCTATGTAAAGACCGAGTACAGCGATGGTGAGAAGGAGGGAGTTTTCCACATGTACCACGAAAATGGTTATCTTAAAAGAAAAGGGTATTATTCAAAAGGAAAGGAAAACGGGCCATTTGAAATTTATCACGACAACGGAAAGCTCAAAAGGAAGGGATATTTTAAAGACGGAAAATTAAGCGGTGAGTTTGAAAGCTATGACGAAAAAGGGCGGCTCGTGAATAAAATGACTTACCGAAATGGCCAGGTTATAGGATTTGTTCGTTAGCGACTCAATTTAGAATGATTCTTTAATAGACTGCATCTGTACAATTACTTGAAAAACAAGGGATAATTTCGTAACTTCATAAAGTGAATTTTTAAAAATCTTGACTCATGCAAAAGAGTAAGGAGGTTTTTTACAAAATTTGCTTTGATTCCCTGTTAGAGGGGATTTGTATTGCAAATCATGAGGGGAGAATTGTCATGAATAATTCTGCCGTAGAGGAGTTGTTTGGTTATGAAAAGGGAGAATTAACAGGAAAAGAGATAACACAGCTGATTCCGGAAGCTCAACGGAAAATTCATTTAGAATATTTTCAAAATTTTATTAAACATCCCAGAAAATATAAAAAGGGTAAAGGGAGAGAATTTTTAGGTCTTCATAAAAATGGGCAAGTGCTTGATCTGGAAATCGGATTGAATTACTTTAGACATGAAGGGAAATTTTATGCGAAGGCGCTTATTTCAGAAATAAGTATACGCAAGCGAAAAGAACTCCGAATCAAGGAGAAAAACAAAAACCTGGAACTGGTGGTAGAAGAAAGAGAAGATCAGCTGATTGGTTTGGTTTCGGAACTTGAACTTTCCAATAGAAAGCTCAAAGAGGAAATTAAAGAAAGGGTATTTGCTGAGCAAAGGGCCAAATTGGCGTTTGAGAAGGAAAAAGAACTGAATATCCTGCAAACTAAATTCATTTCGCTGGCTTCTCATGAATTTAAAACACCTTTAAGTGGCATAATGACTTCTGCCTCCTTGATTCAAAAGTATAATGAGGTACAATCCAATCCACGTATTGCCAAACATACAAATACAATTAAGTCACTGGTGGGCCAACTCAATAATATATTGGATGATTTTCTATTTCTGGAAAATTCGGAAAGGAAAGGGTATCCAATGCATTTGTCCAGATTCAGGTTGTCTGATTTGATAAATAAGTTGGTCGAAGATGCCACAGCATTATTAAAAGAAGGACAAAACATCAAGATTTCTCCCTTTGACCCTAGCACAGAATTACAACATGACAGAAAAGTTATTGATATCATTATCAGAAATGTCTTATTTAATGCTATAAAATATTCGAGCAGGAACTCGACCGTCAGCATAAAAATTTGTACCCAAAATGATTTGAAACTTGTTATCGAAGATCAGGGAATTGGTATACCAAACGAAGCGAAGGAATATATTTTTGACAGGTTTTACAGAGCGAAAAATGCTCTACCAATTCAAGGAACAGGGATAGGCCTGAATATTGTAAAAAGACATTTACAAAGAATCAATGGTTCAATAGATGTTGAAAGTGAAGAGAAGATAGGGACCAAGGTGTCAATTGATCTTCCCTTGTCAATTGAGGATTAAACGGTATAACATTGTAAAACTTTAGTTTGATGAAAAAGAAGATCTTAATCATTGAGGATGATACAATCGTCAGAGAAAACACTACTGAGATATTGCAATTGGCAAATTAT
This DNA window, taken from Lutimonas zeaxanthinifaciens, encodes the following:
- a CDS encoding PAS domain-containing sensor histidine kinase; amino-acid sequence: MQKSKEVFYKICFDSLLEGICIANHEGRIVMNNSAVEELFGYEKGELTGKEITQLIPEAQRKIHLEYFQNFIKHPRKYKKGKGREFLGLHKNGQVLDLEIGLNYFRHEGKFYAKALISEISIRKRKELRIKEKNKNLELVVEEREDQLIGLVSELELSNRKLKEEIKERVFAEQRAKLAFEKEKELNILQTKFISLASHEFKTPLSGIMTSASLIQKYNEVQSNPRIAKHTNTIKSLVGQLNNILDDFLFLENSERKGYPMHLSRFRLSDLINKLVEDATALLKEGQNIKISPFDPSTELQHDRKVIDIIIRNVLFNAIKYSSRNSTVSIKICTQNDLKLVIEDQGIGIPNEAKEYIFDRFYRAKNALPIQGTGIGLNIVKRHLQRINGSIDVESEEKIGTKVSIDLPLSIED